GAGCCGGACTTGTAAATGTAGGAAGTGTTGTTGATATCTACACCAGCTCAAATTATACGGAAAATGGAACACCAAACAATCAAACAAATCCAGATATAAAGGGATGTACTGTAGTTTCCATAATGAGATGTGAAGAAAACGGAGAAATTGACAGTGAATACTCAAAAGCAAATACAGTTGTTCATGGAAACAACACAAATCCAAATGAAAATACACAAACCTTCAAATCCAATGTTTTAGAACTTTTAAAAGGTTCAATAATAAACGGATACAATGAAAAACAGACAGCCGAATTATTGCAGAATTACGGTATAAAATTATCCAATTATGAAAGGCAAATTAATCTTGGAGATTTAGATGCACAGTATATGTTACTTGTTGAAACCCCTCAGGATAAGGTTAATTTCTTATTGGACAATATGGATCAAATCATATTAACAATTCCAACAACAAATGCACCTTCATGGATGGTTAATGAAATAAATTCAACTTACAACAAATAGGTAAAATATTTTAAACTAAAAAATAAAAAGTTGATAACATGGACAAACCAAAAATTACAACCATAGTTGTTATAATTTGTATAATCATATTAGGATTATATGCAGCAGGAGAAGTTAATTATTACTCATCAAAAATAGCTATTGAGAAAAATATTGATTCTCCTGTTGTAAATATACCAACCATTGGAATTGAAGAGAAGATAAATAATGTATCTCTTTCACAAGGTGTTATGCATGATGCAAAATCATTTACACCGACAAATGGAGATGTTATACTGTCAGGACACAGAACTCTTCAGGGATCACCATTTTTAAGACTTAATGAGTTGAATAATGGAGATGTAATTACTTTAGAATGGCCGGGAATCGGGGAAGTAAACTATACTGTCATAAACAAGACTATAGTCGAACCAACTGCCCGCATCAATACTCAAAGTAATGGAACACACATATATCTAATTACCTGTGACCCAATCGGATCTACAGCACATAGATTAATTATTGAAGGGGAGTTAAGTGATGTTGGTCCAATAAATGATAAAATAATTCAAAATAACCCACATGAATCATATGCATTAATAATAACTACTGCATTTTTAGTTATAGGGTTAATATTCAGTTATTTCTATCCTAAGGACAATAGAATTTACATATTAGCTATAGTGCTGATTATATCAGCAATATTATTCTATTTCTACCTTTTCCCAATAGATTCTAATATAATTTATGAAAAGATATTATGGTTAAACGGAGGAATGTAAAGTATGGATGTAGATGAAAAATACTTTTCAAATATAACCTCAAGAGAAAGAGCAATATTTGAAGGTGCAATAAGTATGGGAGCACTATTTCACCAATTTGTTGGAACTCCCGTAAATAAAAGTTCTAAAAAAAGCTTAGAAACAAGTATGGAAGAATCATTAAAATTACAGCCAGCTATTGAAGATGTTGATGTTAAAATCAGATTTGATAAACTAGAAGAATCAATGAGCGACTTTGATTACACTTCTTTAACTGGAGATATGCTTGATGTTAAAATATATACAAAAGTAAAGGATGTTCAGGCTACAATAAGAATAGAATTTATTGAAGAGTTAAATTATCCTTTAATGTATGTAGAAGACATCAATTAAATTATTGCAGGTGTTGTTATACAAACAACACCCATAAACTATTTTTTAATCAACCAACTCAAAATTAATTAACTGATTGGTTTCCAAATCCTCATCATGTATATTAACAGATGTTTGAGGACCATCATATGTTTTATAATACAATATTCCCTTATCTGTATTGTAACAGTCTGAATAAATAGTATACTCAAATTTATCAGGTTCTTCCACTAACGTACATCCTTTTTGCTGTTCAACAGATGCCAGAATATGGAAAAACTGAGACACACTTTCTTTTTCAGAATCTCCGGAAACGGAATTTTCTTTAACAAAAGCTGCTTTTACAAAACGGGACTGTGAAGAAACATCCCCCGGAAGACCAATTGAACCCATTCCCCGACTATAAGTTGCCAAATCCAAATTGCCTCCAAAGGTATTTTCAGGCGTTCTGTTTGATAATGCCATATAATTATTTAAATTAAATAGCTGTTTATCAAAAGGAGGGTTGTTTGTTAAAACTCCTACAGGATTATCATAAATATCCAGTCCTTCCTCTACAACCTCTACAACAATTGAAGCATTCCTATCTGAAATAATCCAATGAAGTGGAGATGGAGGCAACTGGGCGGAAAATTTCTCATCTGAAATATTTAAGTTTTCCAATAACCTTTCGGCATCACTGATGGTTTTTGCTTGAGATAATATATATGGAATAATCTCAAAAGAAGCTATGTTAACTTTAGATTTATCTAGTGGTTTGTAGTCACAGTAATCCGGAAAGTTTAATCCCCCCATAGCTAATCCTTTCTCATTACATGCATCATAATACAAAGGATATTCATCAATACCTGCAGCTATGCCAATAATCCCATAATGATTTTCAATGTCCTCAGTATCCCTGAATATTAAAGGATAGTTTCTAGGAGTTATCGTTACTCTTTCATTATATGAAATTTCATAGTCAAAATTACGGCCAAAATAATGGCATTTTGTTAAATAATTTGCAGCAGTACACATAATTACCAAACCTCCGTTGATAATTAATTATGTATAATCCATATTTATACTTAATTATATATTCTAAAAAAAAGAGCAGAAACAAAAAAATTAATAAATTTCTGTTAAATCATCCAATAAATCAGTCAAATGCTGTTTAGTGATATGATTCATTAAAACTACACGAATAGCTATAGGACATTTAGCTACTGAAACTCTCCATCCCAAATCTTCCAGTTTATCAGCCAAATCATGAGCTTCCATATCCGGATGATTAAATGCTACAATGTTCAATTCAGGTTCTACAACAACATCATAACCTATTTTTTCCAGACCTTCTTTAAAATAATGAGTATTATCCATCAAGTTTCCTGCAAGCTTTTCATAGCCTTCGTTTCCAAGATATTTCATGATTGCATAAGTAGCTGCAGAAGCTGCTCCTGAACGAGTTCCAACAATTGTAGATTGTGTTTTAACAGTCAGATATGGAGAATCAACAGCCATCACTTCCAGATACTCTTTTTTTCTAAACAGAATTCCTCCGGCAGGAATTGGTGCCAAACCCATTTTATGAGGATCAACAGTAATTGAACATACCCCCGGTAATGAAAAATCAAAAGGCGGAAATTCATAACCAATTTTTCTTAAAAATGGTATTGAAAAACCTCCAAATGCCGCGTCAACATGGAAGTAAATATTATTTTCATAAGCTATTTCAGACAATTCTTCAATAGGATCAACCAAACCCAATTCAGTAGTTCCTGCAATAGCTACAATAGCCACAGTATTATCGGAAATATTTTCTTTAACTGAATCAACATCGATTTTGTAATTTTCATCCAGTTTAGCTTCAATAATTTTTAAATTCATCATATCTGCAGCTTTTTTAAATGAGAAATGAGCAGAATCCGGAATTATGATTTCTCCTTCTTTAATTCCCTTATATTTTCGGGCATGATTTCTTGCTGCCCTCATCGCCATGATATTAGCTTCAGTACCACCAGTTACAATATTTCCATAAGGTTCACTAATCGATAATAATTCACCAATAGATTTTATAACTTCATTTTCAATATATTTTGTTCCTTTAAAAAGACCAGGATCTCCCAAATTAGAATCTAAAAATTTACAATAAACTTCTTTAGCAAATGGATGTGCTTCTGTACACATAGAACCTAATATTCTACCATCACTATATTTATGGTCTTTTGATTGGATTTCATTTAATTCTTTAAGTATGTCTTTTTTAGATATTGGTTTATCTTCCATAGTACAACCTTATAAGGTGATATTTAAAAAAAATAAAAAAGAAA
This genomic stretch from Methanobrevibacter smithii ATCC 35061 harbors:
- the bsh gene encoding choloylglycine hydrolase → MCTAANYLTKCHYFGRNFDYEISYNERVTITPRNYPLIFRDTEDIENHYGIIGIAAGIDEYPLYYDACNEKGLAMGGLNFPDYCDYKPLDKSKVNIASFEIIPYILSQAKTISDAERLLENLNISDEKFSAQLPPSPLHWIISDRNASIVVEVVEEGLDIYDNPVGVLTNNPPFDKQLFNLNNYMALSNRTPENTFGGNLDLATYSRGMGSIGLPGDVSSQSRFVKAAFVKENSVSGDSEKESVSQFFHILASVEQQKGCTLVEEPDKFEYTIYSDCYNTDKGILYYKTYDGPQTSVNIHDEDLETNQLINFELVD
- a CDS encoding class E sortase; this encodes MDKPKITTIVVIICIIILGLYAAGEVNYYSSKIAIEKNIDSPVVNIPTIGIEEKINNVSLSQGVMHDAKSFTPTNGDVILSGHRTLQGSPFLRLNELNNGDVITLEWPGIGEVNYTVINKTIVEPTARINTQSNGTHIYLITCDPIGSTAHRLIIEGELSDVGPINDKIIQNNPHESYALIITTAFLVIGLIFSYFYPKDNRIYILAIVLIISAILFYFYLFPIDSNIIYEKILWLNGGM
- the mfnA gene encoding tyrosine decarboxylase MfnA gives rise to the protein MEDKPISKKDILKELNEIQSKDHKYSDGRILGSMCTEAHPFAKEVYCKFLDSNLGDPGLFKGTKYIENEVIKSIGELLSISEPYGNIVTGGTEANIMAMRAARNHARKYKGIKEGEIIIPDSAHFSFKKAADMMNLKIIEAKLDENYKIDVDSVKENISDNTVAIVAIAGTTELGLVDPIEELSEIAYENNIYFHVDAAFGGFSIPFLRKIGYEFPPFDFSLPGVCSITVDPHKMGLAPIPAGGILFRKKEYLEVMAVDSPYLTVKTQSTIVGTRSGAASAATYAIMKYLGNEGYEKLAGNLMDNTHYFKEGLEKIGYDVVVEPELNIVAFNHPDMEAHDLADKLEDLGWRVSVAKCPIAIRVVLMNHITKQHLTDLLDDLTEIY
- a CDS encoding dihydroneopterin aldolase family protein, yielding MDVDEKYFSNITSRERAIFEGAISMGALFHQFVGTPVNKSSKKSLETSMEESLKLQPAIEDVDVKIRFDKLEESMSDFDYTSLTGDMLDVKIYTKVKDVQATIRIEFIEELNYPLMYVEDIN